AGCCCCACTACTTAATAAAATGTCTTTAAGGTTAAAATCCCCCCCCACTAATTCACCATAAGAAACAACGATTTCTTTTTCTTGCGCTAAAGCGTTAGCAATGAGAAATATTGCGCTGGTGTTGTTATTGACAATCAAAATTTCTTCGGTGTCAAAACACGCTTTGAAAAGCTTTTTTAAAGGGGTTAAGCGGTTCTTTTTTTTAGCGGTGTTTAGATCGCATCCTAAATCAATGGGATGGGTTAAAACTTCTTTTAAATAAGGTTCAATTGTTTCATAAAATTGCGTGCTAAAAAACGATCGCCCATGGTTTTCATCAAAAACGCTCGCGCTCGCATTGATGATTTTTTGATAAGGGCTTTTCAAAAGATCCGGGGTTATTGGGAGCGTTTCTTTAGCCATAGTGAAGCGCGTTTGATTCCTTTTTTGAGTTAAAATAAAGCGTTATCTTAAACTAAACTTGCTAAATTTTTGATAAAACTACTTTTTTAAAATCCTTAAGAGCGTCTTAATGAGTTTATTGAGTGAGCGGAACTTTTTCCATAGAGTTTGGCGGTTTCTATAGGGCTTTTTCATGCTTGTTTCCATGTTTAAAATTCAAAAAGAAATCCTAAGATTTCTTTAATTTTAGAACTGATAGGATACCTCAAAACGCGCGTTAAATCCAGGGGCAGGGAGTGCCATGCGCTTGCCTTTGGGGATCATATCGCTCGCTGGAGCGTCCGCACTCGCTTGAAACACAGAAGTTTGATCCACATATTGCTTGTTTAAGATATTGTTAAACACGGCTGAAATCCTTAAACCCTGCCATTTTTTAGAAGTAGGGGTCCAGTTGATAAAGACATTATGCACGCCATACCCGGGTTTATGGATTTTTATCAAGCCGTATTGCGGGTAATAGATAGAATAGCCTTCATAATACATGTTAGTTACAAAGCGTGAGAGCCAGGTTAAAGTAAGTCCCCACCTGCGAACATCATAATCGGCTTTTAAGATAAACACATTCCCAGTCGTTGCAGCTAGAGCGTAAGTGTCCGCTAATAAATGCCCCCTAGCCGTTGGCCAAGAGCGAGCCACTGAGAAAGTCCCTAAGAAATTCTTATACCTCACATTTCCTGAAACTTCATAACCATAGATATTAATGGTTTCGGGTAAATTCCCTGACATGTTTTTTGCGGTCGCATTACCCCCACCATTTTTAGAAGTGTCTTGCCCGTAGCTGTTGATGAAGTTATTGATGACTTGATAGAACGCTGCCCCGCGCACATTGAAATACTTGCTGTTGAAATCCACATTGAATTCCACATTTTGACCGATCGCAGGGCGCAAATTCCTTTGATAAATCACCGTAGGATCGCGCATCAAAACGCCATCGCCAGGCAAAGCCCCCTTAGTTACATACGCATAGCTCACTTTCAAGCCAATGCTTTCAATGGGGTTATAAAGCACGGTTGCAGAAGGCGAAAAACCAGAAGTTACATGCGTGCGGCCGTTTTTGTCTAGCAAAGTGTAAATATCATAACGAGTTCCCGCACCCACGATCACATTGCTTAAAATATTGTAGTTCGCTTGCATAAACCCTCCGATGATATTGCCGATCGCATGCGAATTTTGGGGCATGTTACGATAGAGCGGGTTAGGGGTGTTGAGATTTTGAGGGTATTGAGAGCTTTGATCGGTGTAGTAATGGCGGTAAGGCAAGCCCGGCCCGTTAGGGTCGTTAGGATCAATGTTGTTTTTATAAAAGCCGTTTTTGCCTTTATCCAATCCAGAGAAAACGCTCAGGTTTTGATAAATCATGCCGTATTCAAACACATTCCCGTAATCTTCGCTAATGGGGTGGGTTACTTTAAAATTAACGCCTGAGTTGATTAAGAAAATCCTTCTGGCTAAAGTCCCCTCAGCGTCCGCATTCCCTAAAGTCCAATCGTTCGCGCTAGGGTTTTGAGCGTTAGGGGGGGTCATGTCATAATCAGGGTTTTTAGGGACAAGCCCATGATAAACATTCGCGCTTGTAGAAAGCATGGTAGCGCTAAGCTGCCCATACCCTGCTTGCGCCCCTCCACTAGAATCGCTATCCCCTTGCCAATTAATAGAGTTAGGCGCACCATAGCCTATTTGATAGCCTCCATTAGAAGGCCTGATAGCCCCTTGCGTGCATTGGCTGATATTGTCCGGGTTATTACACCACTCCTTAACTTCAGGGATATAATCTGGGTTAGCCGGCTCGTTAGAATTGTAAGCGAAAGGATTCACCACAGGGTTATAATTCCCTCCCCTTACCCCTAAAAAGGCAGTGGATTCAACGCGCGGCTGGTTAAAATTAGGGCCGCCTTCATGCTTGTATTTCAGACTCAAATTGTGGTTGAAGTTGATCGTATGGGCTAATTCTTTCCCAAAGTCAATCACAAAGGGGGCTGGCTGGCTTCCTGGGTCATTGGCTTTGGAGAGGGCTGAAGTGGTGTTAGGGCGTAAAAGCCTTGTAGAATTGTCTCGTGTGAGATTGTAGCTCACGCTAATGCTATCGGTTTCGTTGATATAGCCATTAATTTTGGCTAAAACGCTATTGACTTCGCTCGGAGTCCCTACGCTCATTTCGCTATTGCTTGGATCTTGTAAATCGTAGTTAGGGTGGAAGAGATCCCTAAAAGCGTTGTTCCCGTCTCTATAGTAAAAAATATTTTGATGGTTGTAATAAGCGAGAATGTCCCAATTTTTACCACGATAGGCTGCTGTAGCGTTCATGCGATACCCGAAGTTGGTGTAAAAGGCCGCTTCCGCTTTAGCCCCATAAGTTTGATTCTTTCTTAAGAAGTCGTTAGCGTCAATCGTGGTGAAAGACAATTTACCCGCCACCGCGCCAGGGCCTGCTGAAGCGTTCGCCGCCCCCTTAATCACTTCCACTTCTTTAATCATATTAGGATCGATCACGGTGTTAGCGTCATGGTGGAAAATGTTACCATTTTGAGCGACGCCATCTATTGTTACCCTTAAAAGGCGCGTTTCAATCCCCCTAACATAGATTTTTTGCGCCATTAAGCCCCCACTAGCCACATTCACATCCGCTCTGGTCCTAAAAATATCACGGACTTGGTTGCTTTGGCGTTGTTGGAGCTCTTTTCTGTCAATATACATTTTATTGTTGTATTCAAAAGTCCTTTCACCCTTAGTGGTTACCTTACCCAAAGTGTGGGTTTTTTCTTGAGCTTGCAAACTGCTAGCGACAATACAAGAGACAAACACGATACGAAATTTATTTCTAAGCATTTCTTTTAGCCTTTTTATTTACTTTTTTCTAAAAAATTTAGTCAAGTTTTAAACCTAAAGTTATTATTACATTATTCTATTTAATAATACCTTAAATTTGTTTTAGGATTAAGAAAATACCAAGAAAAATGTGATTAAAAAAGTTTTAGCATTTTACTGAGCGACTGAATCGATCACTATTCGTGAAGAAGCGCTGCTCATGCCCCTTAAAAAAGTTTGAGAAGACACATTGATTTCGGCGTTTTGGCGGAAAATATCGCTTGGCTGGTTGCTTTGGCGCTCTTCTAAGTCATGGCGTTTGATAATGATGGTATTCCCCCATTGGAAGGGCCTATAAGTGCGCTTTTTTTTAATGACAAAATGAGGTTCTAAATTTAAAAATTGCGCGTAACTTGGGAAATATAACGGCTCTAATAAAGGGTTTATGGGGTTTGCTTTTAAAATAATAACGAGAAAAAAGAAGCTAAAGATCGTTTTCATAGCAAATTTTCACGCTCGCTCCCACTTGAGAATTTGGAGAAATTTCTAACTTGCTGATTTTTAAATGAAGCTCAGAGATTTCACTATAGCGCGTTTTTAAAGCATGGCTCAAATCTTTCAGGGCGTCTTCAATGAGAAGATATTGGTTTTCTTGCATCATTTTTTGAATAAGCTCTTGGATTTTTATGTAATCTAAATAAGCCTTATTGGGTAACTCTGTGTAGAAAAGATCCAAATTCACGCTTATTTTTTGGGGTTTTAAGCGTTCAAACTCTAAAATCCCCAAAATCGTTTCAAACACCAAGTTATGGACATGAACGCCTTGTTTAATTTTCATAAGACTTTCTTTTCCTTGCCGGCTAATAAATTAAAAATATTGCCCGCATGCTTGATAAGGGTAAAAATAAAAATAAGCACCATAGGCGTTTGCGTGCCGACTTCTTTAAGGATATTGACGCTGTCTGGGATATGCATATAAGGCACAAAAAAGATAAGAACAGTCGCTGTGCCTACCCCTAGAATGCTAGCGAGTGAAGAGATTTTAAGCACCTTACCCACAAAAAACCACACCGTCAAGCCGATGAGGCTTTCAATAGGGATGAGCAACACCACAGAGCCCATGATCGTAGAAACGCCCTTGCCTCCATTGAAATTCAAAAAAGGCGAATAACAATGCCCTAAAATGCTAGCGATAGCGACCATCCATTGCAAACTGTAATCCAACCCAAACAATTTGCTCAAAAACACCGCAAACATGCCTTTGAAGAGATCCAAGATTAAGACTAATAAGGCCATTTGTTTAGCGTTACTCACGCCCTTACTTTGTAAAGCGCGCAAGACATTCGTCGCACCAATGCCCCCCGATCCGATTTTAGTAATATCCATGCCATAAAAGATTTTCATTAACGCATAGCCAAAAGGAATCCCCCCAATCAGATAGCCCAAAAGGGTGAAAATCACATTGATATTGGTTAGGAAATTTAAAACGCCTTCCATAAATACCCTTTCAAATAAAATAGCGATCATTATAACATGTTGCTTTTTAAGTGAAAGCGTTAAGTTGTTAGGGTATAGTGGATTAAAATTTTTAGGATATTGAGAATGCTTGAAACTTCTAGCCATTTTTTAAAATCGTTCCGCTTGAAGCGTTATATAGGGTTTTTATTGATTTCTTTAGCGTTATTAATCACGCCATTTGTTCGCATTGATGGGGCGCATTTGTTTTTGATCTCCTTTGAGCATAAGCAACTGCATTTTTTAGGCAAGATCTTTAGCGCTGAAGAATTGCAAATTTTGCCTTTCATGGTTATTTTGCTTTTTATAGGGATTTTTTTCATCACCACTAGCCTTGGGCGTGTGTGGTGCGGTTGGGCTTGCCCGCAAACCTTTTTAAGGGTGCTTTATAGAGATGTGATTGAAACCAAGATTTTCAAACTCCATAAAAAGATCAGTAACAAGCAAGAAAGCCCTAAAAACACCCCAAGCTATAAGGCGCGTAAAGCATTGAGCGTTTTATTGTTCGCTCCTGTTGTGGCGGGGCTAATGATGTTATTTTTCTTTTATTTCATCGCCCCTGAAGACTTTTTTATGTATCTTAAAAACCCTAGCGATCACCCTATTGCTATGGGTTTTTGGCTTTTTAGCACGGCTGTGGTGCTGTTTGATATAGTGGTGGTTGCGGAGCGTTTTTGCATTTATTTATGCCCTTATGCTAGGGTGCAATCGGTGTTGTATGACAATGACACCTTAAACCCCATTTATGATGAAAAACGCGGCGGAGCGCTTTATAATAATCAGGGCCATCTCTTCCCCTTACCCCCCAAAAAGCGCAACCCAGAAAACGAATGCGTGAATTGTTTGCATTGCGTGCAGGTTTGCCCCACGCATATTGATATCAGGAAAGGCTTGCAATTAGAATGCATCAATTGCTTAGAATGCGTGGACGCATGCACAATTACCATGGCTAAGTTCAAGCGCCCTTCACTCATCCAATGGTCTTCAACTAACGCCATTAACACGTGCCAAAAAGTGCACCTGGTGCGTTTAAAAACGATCGCTTATTTGGGGGTTATCGCTGTTGTGATAGCTCTTTTAGCCATCACTTCGTTTAAAA
The Helicobacter pylori genome window above contains:
- a CDS encoding Plug domain-containing protein: MKTIFSFFFLVIILKANPINPLLEPLYFPSYAQFLNLEPHFVIKKKRTYRPFQWGNTIIIKRHDLEERQSNQPSDIFRQNAEINVSSQTFLRGMSSASSRIVIDSVAQ
- a CDS encoding FolB domain-containing protein codes for the protein MKIKQGVHVHNLVFETILGILEFERLKPQKISVNLDLFYTELPNKAYLDYIKIQELIQKMMQENQYLLIEDALKDLSHALKTRYSEISELHLKISKLEISPNSQVGASVKICYENDL
- the plsY gene encoding glycerol-3-phosphate 1-O-acyltransferase PlsY, with amino-acid sequence MEGVLNFLTNINVIFTLLGYLIGGIPFGYALMKIFYGMDITKIGSGGIGATNVLRALQSKGVSNAKQMALLVLILDLFKGMFAVFLSKLFGLDYSLQWMVAIASILGHCYSPFLNFNGGKGVSTIMGSVVLLIPIESLIGLTVWFFVGKVLKISSLASILGVGTATVLIFFVPYMHIPDSVNILKEVGTQTPMVLIFIFTLIKHAGNIFNLLAGKEKKVL
- a CDS encoding TonB-dependent receptor — translated: MLRNKFRIVFVSCIVASSLQAQEKTHTLGKVTTKGERTFEYNNKMYIDRKELQQRQSNQVRDIFRTRADVNVASGGLMAQKIYVRGIETRLLRVTIDGVAQNGNIFHHDANTVIDPNMIKEVEVIKGAANASAGPGAVAGKLSFTTIDANDFLRKNQTYGAKAEAAFYTNFGYRMNATAAYRGKNWDILAYYNHQNIFYYRDGNNAFRDLFHPNYDLQDPSNSEMSVGTPSEVNSVLAKINGYINETDSISVSYNLTRDNSTRLLRPNTTSALSKANDPGSQPAPFVIDFGKELAHTINFNHNLSLKYKHEGGPNFNQPRVESTAFLGVRGGNYNPVVNPFAYNSNEPANPDYIPEVKEWCNNPDNISQCTQGAIRPSNGGYQIGYGAPNSINWQGDSDSSGGAQAGYGQLSATMLSTSANVYHGLVPKNPDYDMTPPNAQNPSANDWTLGNADAEGTLARRIFLINSGVNFKVTHPISEDYGNVFEYGMIYQNLSVFSGLDKGKNGFYKNNIDPNDPNGPGLPYRHYYTDQSSQYPQNLNTPNPLYRNMPQNSHAIGNIIGGFMQANYNILSNVIVGAGTRYDIYTLLDKNGRTHVTSGFSPSATVLYNPIESIGLKVSYAYVTKGALPGDGVLMRDPTVIYQRNLRPAIGQNVEFNVDFNSKYFNVRGAAFYQVINNFINSYGQDTSKNGGGNATAKNMSGNLPETINIYGYEVSGNVRYKNFLGTFSVARSWPTARGHLLADTYALAATTGNVFILKADYDVRRWGLTLTWLSRFVTNMYYEGYSIYYPQYGLIKIHKPGYGVHNVFINWTPTSKKWQGLRISAVFNNILNKQYVDQTSVFQASADAPASDMIPKGKRMALPAPGFNARFEVSYQF
- the ccoG gene encoding cytochrome c oxidase accessory protein CcoG, whose amino-acid sequence is MLETSSHFLKSFRLKRYIGFLLISLALLITPFVRIDGAHLFLISFEHKQLHFLGKIFSAEELQILPFMVILLFIGIFFITTSLGRVWCGWACPQTFLRVLYRDVIETKIFKLHKKISNKQESPKNTPSYKARKALSVLLFAPVVAGLMMLFFFYFIAPEDFFMYLKNPSDHPIAMGFWLFSTAVVLFDIVVVAERFCIYLCPYARVQSVLYDNDTLNPIYDEKRGGALYNNQGHLFPLPPKKRNPENECVNCLHCVQVCPTHIDIRKGLQLECINCLECVDACTITMAKFKRPSLIQWSSTNAINTCQKVHLVRLKTIAYLGVIAVVIALLAITSFKKERMLLDINRNSDLYELRSSGYVDNDYVFLFHNTDNKDHEFYFKILGQKDIQIKKPLNPIAIKAGQKIKAVVILRKPLKSNATEYKRTRDALIPITIQAYSADDKNITIERESVFIAPSED